From a single Nostoc edaphicum CCNP1411 genomic region:
- a CDS encoding TM2 domain-containing protein: MSNINPSDANSKKIAAGICAILLGALGVHKFILGYKTEGLIMLLVTLLTFGLGGAIMGIIGLVEGIIYLTKTDEQFLNAYIVEKKGWF, encoded by the coding sequence GTGTCTAATATCAACCCCAGTGATGCTAACAGCAAAAAAATTGCAGCTGGCATCTGCGCTATCTTGTTAGGAGCTTTAGGTGTTCACAAGTTTATTCTTGGTTACAAGACTGAAGGTCTGATCATGCTGCTTGTCACCCTACTTACATTTGGTTTGGGTGGGGCAATAATGGGGATTATCGGTTTGGTTGAGGGTATCATCTACTTAACCAAGACTGATGAACAATTCCTCAATGCTTACATTGTCGAAAAGAAAGGCTGGTTTTGA